The region TATCTCGGTAGTTCCTTCTCCGATAGTACATAACTTCGAATCACGGAAGAACTTCTCCACAGGAAAGTCTTTAGTATATCCATATCCACCGTGGATTTGGATCGCTTCAGTAGATACCTTCACACATACTTCTGACGCATACATCTTCGCCATCGCTCCGATTTTAGTCATTGGTTTATTGTTGTTTTTTAAGAAAGCTGCTTTGTGTAATAACAATTCTGAACATTCTATCTCTGTAGCCATATCCGCTAATTTAAAGCTGATAGCTTGAAACTCACTAATAGGTTTACCAAACTGAACACGTTCTTTAGAATATTTAAGAGCTGCTTCATAAGCCCCTTTAGCGATACCTAATGATAAAGCTCCAATAGAAATACGTCCACCATCTAATACTTTCATCGCTTGAATAAAACCTTCACCTACTTCACCTAAACGGTTAGTGTCAGGTACACGACAGTTGTCAAAGATTAGTTCTGCAGTCTCAGAAGCACGCATTCCTAATTTGTTTTCTTTTTTCCCACTAGAGAATCCAGGAGTACCTTTCTCTACTACGAAAGCAGTCATGCCACGAGAATCACCTTTCTCTCCTGTACGTACGATAACTACTGCGACATTACCAGAGATAGCGTGTGTGATAAAATTCTTCGCACCGTTAAGCACCCAGTGGTCACCATCTTTTACTGCAGTAGTACTCATTCCACCAGCATCAGATCCAGTATTGTGTTCAGTCAATCCCCACGCACCTATCCACTCAGCTGTCGCTAACTTAGGTAACCATCTCTTCTTTTGCTCTTCGTTAGCAAATGTAAGGATATGATTAGTACATAGTGAATTATGTGCTGCTACTGATAATCCAATAGAAGAATCTACTTTAGAGATTTCTTCAACTATCGTAATATATTCGTGATAATCTAATCCAGACCCTCCATATTCTTCAGGAACTAAAACACCCATATACCCCATCTCACCTAGCTTCTTAAACAAGTCTACAGGAAAGATTTGAGCCTCATCCCATTCCATAATATGTGGACGAATATGTTGTTCTGCAAAGTCTCTTATAGATTGAGCAATCATTGCTTGAGTTTCATTGTATTCAAAATTCATGGTTGATAGTTTTAATTCGTAAATCTCAAATATAAACTAATTATATCAATTTTGTCAATAGGGAATTTCTCAATTTGTAAGAATTCATCTTTATTAACAAAATCGCCATTCATACTTCTATGCTTCACCACTTCCCTTGCTATATAGTAGTTCATATAAGGTGTTTCTTTCAATTGATTTACTGTAGCTTCATTGACATTTAATTTAATTACAGTAGGAGATTTTTCAACGATGAAGTGCTTAGACAATTCTTCAAACGTCTCATCTGATATGCCATAGATAAATTTTAATTGCTGAACAGAAACAAAACCTCTATATTTCTCTCGTTCTTTTATAATCTTTTCAGCATAATATGGACCTATACCTCTTACCTTCTGCAAGTCTTCTAAAGTTGCACTATTTATACAACTAGCGACAATTGGCACAATTTCTTTTGGTTTATTAAAATCCACGTACTCCCTTTTCCCTTTAGGATTAGTCACCCAATCAGGAAACTTAAAATAAATACTATATTTACTAATCCACTCATTAGAAACTTTTGTCACTTGTTGAAATTCTTTAGCCGAATTAACAAACTTATTTCCTTTTCTAAAAGTCAATAATCTATCAATCTCATCTAAAGACATCCCCAATATAGACCCTCTATAGTCTGTAATAAAATTAGGATTAAAAGGATAGATAGTATCGCGTTTTGCCTGCATGACAACACGAATACTATCAAGAACTTTTACTTTGCCATAGTACTGTTCATCGAACAGGGTTGGATATTTTTCTTGTAGAGAAGTCGTACTAGAACTAGGATAATAGTAGATAAATAGTTGTACAAAGACAATTAAAAAAATCAAAAAGAACAATCCTCTTTTTTGTGATTTATTATAGTAATAAAACTTTTTCCGGTAGTTTGAAAACATAGTACTGTTTTACCCGAAATTTACGAGAATAACTATAGTTAAACATATAGTATTCAAAGTATCTTATAGATCAAAAACCGATGATCTCTTTGTATAGACTAAGTCTTTAATACGAGCTAAAAATGCCAACGTAATGTATAATGCAAACGCCAACCCTAAGGTAAAAAATGACAAATAAATAAAAAAAAGACGCACACTCGTGGCGCGAATCCCCAATCTATCAGCAAC is a window of Myroides oncorhynchi DNA encoding:
- a CDS encoding acyl-CoA dehydrogenase family protein is translated as MNFEYNETQAMIAQSIRDFAEQHIRPHIMEWDEAQIFPVDLFKKLGEMGYMGVLVPEEYGGSGLDYHEYITIVEEISKVDSSIGLSVAAHNSLCTNHILTFANEEQKKRWLPKLATAEWIGAWGLTEHNTGSDAGGMSTTAVKDGDHWVLNGAKNFITHAISGNVAVVIVRTGEKGDSRGMTAFVVEKGTPGFSSGKKENKLGMRASETAELIFDNCRVPDTNRLGEVGEGFIQAMKVLDGGRISIGALSLGIAKGAYEAALKYSKERVQFGKPISEFQAISFKLADMATEIECSELLLHKAAFLKNNNKPMTKIGAMAKMYASEVCVKVSTEAIQIHGGYGYTKDFPVEKFFRDSKLCTIGEGTTEIQKVVISRNILKE
- a CDS encoding ComEA family DNA-binding protein; this translates as MIFLIVFVQLFIYYYPSSSTTSLQEKYPTLFDEQYYGKVKVLDSIRVVMQAKRDTIYPFNPNFITDYRGSILGMSLDEIDRLLTFRKGNKFVNSAKEFQQVTKVSNEWISKYSIYFKFPDWVTNPKGKREYVDFNKPKEIVPIVASCINSATLEDLQKVRGIGPYYAEKIIKEREKYRGFVSVQQLKFIYGISDETFEELSKHFIVEKSPTVIKLNVNEATVNQLKETPYMNYYIAREVVKHRSMNGDFVNKDEFLQIEKFPIDKIDIISLYLRFTN
- a CDS encoding PspC domain-containing protein, with translation MVTGLRHYFEKRGFRVSSRVADRLGIRATSVRLFFIYLSFFTLGLAFALYITLAFLARIKDLVYTKRSSVFDL